From Hermetia illucens chromosome 6, iHerIll2.2.curated.20191125, whole genome shotgun sequence, one genomic window encodes:
- the LOC119659222 gene encoding putative odorant-binding protein A10, producing the protein MATKAIFIVATVLVSACFCAEKYTTQYDNIDVDEILRSERLLKNYINCLDGTGSCTPDGKELKANLPDALETDCSKCSEKQKATSEKVVNYLIDNKPDDWARLEKIYDPTGQYREKYLDKKDKKE; encoded by the exons ATGGCAACCAAAGCGATTTTTATTGTAGCCACTGTGCTAGTGAGCGCTTGTTTCTGCGCTGAAAAATATACAACGCAATACGACAATATCGACGTGGATGAAATCCTTAGAAGTGAAAGGTTACTGAAGAACTATATCAACTGCTTGGATGGCACTGGATCATGCACCCCTGATGGCAAAGAACTAAAAG CAAACTTACCTGACGCACTTGAAACCGATTGTTCAAAATGTTCGGAAAAACAGAAAGCTACATCTGAAAAAGTCGTCAACTATCTAATCGACAATAAACCCGATGATTGGGCTCGATTGGAAAAGATTTACGATCCCACTGGCCAATATCGTGAGAAGTACCTCgataaaaaggacaaaaaggagTGA